The genomic window TCCGGCCACTTCCCGACTCTCAGTATGATCTTAGCACCTACTGGGGCCGTGTGAGGCATACTGCGAGCATTACAGATCCGAGGTGAGAGCAAACTGACAACCTGTCTTATAACCATAGCCTACCAGGTCGATGAGTGAGGTGTGAGTGAGTAGGGGACTTGTACCCGCCGGCCCAtcccacatcaccaacctgCCTTGCTTTTTATGTCGTGTCAGCATATACTAACCTGCGACCGTCAATAGGACCCTCCTCGTAGGCAGTGCCGGTCTTACAGATgccaaaaacctcctcatcgcctACAAGAATGGGCAAATTCCACACATGACCCCCGACCTCtggaaggccaagaagattgTCGACTCGACTCTGCACCCAGACACAGGCGAGGCggtcttcctccccttccgcATGTCATGCTTTGTCCTCTCCAACTTGGTGGTGACAGCGGGCATGTTGACCCCTGGCCTTGGTGTAAGCCCTgtacctccccccctttccggTCACATACTCACCTCCATACAGAACCGCGGCACCATCGCCTGGCAAGTAGCCAACCAGTCCCTCAACGTAGCAATCAACtactccaactccaacaaaTCCTCCCCCTTATCCTGGTCCAAAATCGCCCAATCCTACTTCCTCGCCGTCggcgcctcctgctccgtAGCCGTAGGCCTCAACTCCCTCGTCCCCCGTCTGAAATCcatcaccccttccacccgcctcatcctcggccgcctcgtCCCCTTCGCCGCCGTGGCCTCGGCCGGTGCCCTCAACGTCTTCCTCATGCGTGGGGAGGAGATCCGCACCGGCATCGACGTCTTCCCTGTCCTGTCTCAAAAGGCCAGGGAGGCGTTTGCTGCCCAGGGCAAGTCCCCCTCCGAGGTGGAGAGTCTGGGCAAGAGCCAAAAGGCGGCGACattggcggtgggggagacgGCGGTGAGCAGGGTGCTGAATTCGTCCCCGATCATGGTCATCCCAgcgctggcgctggtgaGGTTCCAGAGGACGGAGTGGCTGAGGAAGAACCCTAGGTGGACGACGCCGTTGAATTTGGGGTTGATCTTGGTGACGTCGTATGCGGTTTTGCCGTTGGCGCTGGCGGCGTTCCCGCAGAGGCAGAAGGTTAGGGCGGATagtttggaggagaggtttcATGGAcggggtggggagggggggttggtggagttCAATAGGGGTATTTGAGGAGATATAAGGAAATAAACGAATGGTTCAAGATGCATGGTGTTTTGGAGGCCTTAAGGGTGAAGGGTTTAAAAAAGAAGGTTTGCCTGGGCGTGAGAGCGTTGCCAGTTGTCGGTGTTAGCTTGTAGTCTAAttccccttctccaagaTCCAGAATCCGGGCAGAGGGTTCGGTTTTCCAGCAAGTCCTTCTCCAACCAACACTCAAACTTTATCCAACCAGGTCCAACACTTCGGATTCCCCGAGTCCACTGGGACATGAGCATCTCAAACATTGTCTTGCGTAAAGACACTCACCAACTGAAGATACCCTACCCAAGACTCCCGTCTCAGTGAACAACATGAGATCCGTTCACAAAACAAGGGGTGTAATCTGATGCAAGTCCCACTTTCGTCACGGTGACTTGAACCCAGTATGTGGAGCCTGTGAAacagttgttgttgttgttactGTTGTGGTGCGTGAACTGTTGCACGGCAGATGGTGAGTGAAACCACACTTGTGTAAATTTCAAAGCCCCAGACCTTCAAAAAACACATCCATAGGCCTTGAACTATCTTCAACACGCCTTCAAGAACAGATATTTGTGAGAATAGACGAAACAGGCGGGAAAATACAAGTTGAATTTTCACGCTGAGAATGAGGCGTTGTGAGAGAGGCTCTCCAGGCAGGCAGCCTAACCCCACATATCTTAGCTCATATCTACGCTTGCCTGTTATTGATCATGTGAAGGAGTGTGAATGCTCCTTTTTTTCGCAGGCAAGTCTTGGGGATCAAAGATAAACATCACTGGACTGTttcggatgaggagggatcGGTGCCCATTTTCACTTGATCTGCTTGTCAGACCATTAGATTTGGAGGGTTTGTGAGATGAGACCACAGACTGATGTCTTGAAAGCAAATTGAGAGGAAAGTGAGCATGTCAATCATTTCGTTACGAAATATGGATTTGATGAAGGTTTTATGCAAACTTTGCTGTGCCATGGTTGATTTGGGggctgtggtgatggtgtacTGGGTTGGATACCAAGCATAAGTTGGGTTAGGGTAGTTTATGAGCCCTTGATttatccatcatcaccccgTGTTTGTGAATGATATGAAGGCAAAGTATTACACCGTAGTAAGATGTCCCTCACCTAGGTAGCCAACCTTTACCCCACCACTTGCTTTGAGCAGATTTTGTTGATGTTATTGTTTTAGTCCGAGCGGAGGACGGTCTTtcatgatggatgggtggtcACACCCCCACTAACCCTACAGCGGTAAAAGACCGTTGCCACCTGCCCGTCTGGATTcgtttcctttttttctccaacAAGGCTCTCCTTCTGCAGATAAGGATGAAGTCATCCTGCAATGCAGcagccacaaccccaaaaagtgaagaagaagagaggattGCAACAGGCGCGGGGACGTCCTGGTGGTGCTTGCTTGCCAGTTGTTGGTCCACTGACGAAAGAGAGGGGTCATCTTCTTTGGACTTTGGCCACTGCGGGGCAGCCACGGCAACCAGCCAGCGACCAcccccccacacacaccacaccatcccATCACAAAGTGTAGCGGGATCTCGTGGACCCTTGATATTGTCCAAGGCGATCCTTGGAGTTGCGAAAAGAACCGGGCCTAGACAAGGCTTGAAGGGTAAAAGAGAGAGTAACGGGGAATTTTGAAATCTGTAAGCTAATTCGGTTGTTCTCACAGTCTCGTCATGAATATCACGACAAGAAAAGCCAAGAACCGGCTGGTTGCCTTCGCTGACAGCCGGACATCGGGTCACAGCGTAGATCCATCTGGGCCTGGCGTGTGTGCTTACCGTCCTGTATTAGCAAAAGTTGCACGAAGAACCACCATTGCCCATtggaaggaaaagaagttggttgtggttgggggtggtttgatTGCGTTTCCCCGACAAAACCCGCCTGCTCGTTGCAGTGTGTGCACACATATAGGATCGCGCTAAATACCGATGAGGAGAGATCCCGGGGTTCTACATGTGCATGGAGGGGGacgatggagggggtgatgtgaTCTTTTTGGCCCGTCCCACCTTTATAAGTTTCTTGTTAATGTGGGAGCCAAACTGTTGATCACCACTTggcccttttcccccttcttgGATGCTGGTTTCCAGTGTGAGAAAGGCACAGCATACACTTATTCATTGCTGAGAAAAAAGGAGGAAGCTGGGCGGTCAGGTTTGGTGCGAGACGGACTCGGTAGCACTGCagggctcctcctccgccatcaaGCGCGCACCGAGGCTTCCGTTTTCCACAACCGCCAGGCAAAGAGCACGCTCCCGTGCCGCTCGCGAAGCTGCAAGGCGCAACCATACCCTTCGGCTTGGGATGGAATGCTGCGCTGAGTTACGCGATAGCCAGAGAGAACAGCTTGCAAGACGACAGTCAGGGCTAGCTTCTTCCATACAGAGACTTGTGTAAATTCAAATGGAAAATCAGAAAGCCACCCAAGGAAGACCTGACGATACCCCCGTCTTATACATTTCTCTTTCATTATTGGCGGGGCTGGCTGCCGTAGGACAGGGTTGCTGGCACTGTGGAAGGCTGTAATAAATCGCCGAAGGTGCCCCTAAGCAGGCGCGTCTCCATAAAGAAGGTTGTTATTGTCCATGTTCGATCCCGCTCTGGGGGCTGCCTCTTGGGAGCTGAGGTgaatcaacaccacaccaggTGGGAAATGGAAGTCTGTCACCCTGCCGCGTGGTTGATGACTCGGAAATCAGGTCCACGACTGTGGAACAGAGTGGAGAAAGATCAGAGACCCAGAgtctcatcaacaccaaccaatCCTTCGATATATATGCAGCTGCCTTGAACGTAAGAAATGCTTCAACATGAACGAAGTAGGCCGATTGCAAAAGGCACAGACCACGCCCCCAGACCACGGCCGATACCCATCCGTTGATcctgggaggatgatgtaAAGGTCCAGCTCGTTTTCTCTTGTTGTCTTCTTATTCCGGAACAGCCAGTCagtcagccagccagcccccaGGCACTGCCCTGGCCGGACCTAAAAGAACCACGGAAACACACAGAAAGAATGAACAGCAACTGGAAAAGcaagaggggagggagggactGGTGCTAATTAATATCAATGAAGGAGGGACTGAACCCGCGCTGGCGCATGCAACACTCCATGCCAGGTGCTTCCGGAGCGGCGTACATGTGGTTGTCCATTATCCTAGCGAAAACCACCGTACGCacagatggatggatgggtggatAACTGATAGCTCTTTCACAGTCATTTCCACGACGAGATGATGACAGCCAGCTACAAGACATAAAAAGGTTACAGACACATAACTGAGGAGGGTTCGAGATGCTTCAATGGGCATATCTCATGATGTTGAAAAGTGGAAGGGATCCGCACTGTCCTACCACACTGTGTTTCTACCTAAGAAGCCTCGAAGAGCCCCGCCTAATGTCAAAGACGGGCACACGAATCAGCGCATCGGGTCTGATGTCAGCGTCGCAAACACCACTAGAGGAAAGTGCGAGACTTGGGAGGTCCACACTGTGCCAGGCATTGGTGCCGCGGGACCAAGCATGGTCAGGTCAGGTTTCAACAAGAGTGGAAGGCGAAACTCGAGGCTTGGCAAAGCCGAGATGTGAACGTACCCAATGGCAGGGTGGGCTTTTGGCCATTTTCCATCTGAAGTTGctgtgttgtttttgggacGTTGACGACGGGCGCTGCTGCGGTATATTCGTCATTGGCTCTTTTGTGCAAAAGTGAAGGTGGTTCCAGCCCTGTGCTCCTGGTGCTGGTTCGGTGTTGACATCGACAAGGTGTGGTTTGACCGAGAGTCTGCTGGAGCCAACGGGTGAAAACCTAAACAGGGTCGCCAAAGTCACCAGTCGCCCGTTCCCCTTCGCCGAAGACGCCAACACTTGAGCGAAACATTCTAGGGCAATCAACCGTCCTTTGGCCGCGGCGAAAAATATAcgtcccccttttccacacCCTATCAAAGACACTCAACCACTCAAGCACCAGTGGGCGAGAGAGTTCCCTCAGCCGAGCGTACACCCAGCACCATTCACCACACCCagcaccatccaccacacccaGCACACACCCAAGCAGCGCAGCGCAGACACCAGCGACAAACGGGGCTTGGGCTTCCTTCCCTCGCTCCATCTTCGCGCCAACCTGCTTTCAGTCCAAATTCCGGcttccaccttctccatTCCTTCCTCACCAGCATCATTGAGCACCTTCGACGAGAGAGACTCGAGACTCGACACTCCAACCGCCTTGATTTCTATCGTGTCGTCAATCGGTCGAATGCTGATACCTCCGTGACGGGGCTCCCAACGGCCAGCCAGCGCGCGAGGGCTTCGCCAAAAACCCCGACGTCAGCTAGGAATACCACTCGCCGGTATTCACCCAGCTCGGGACGCAACCCTTTCACTTGGTGTCAAACCTTAACCACCGACTgcctccaccttccccgGGTCAGACACGATACGGGACCTTCCTgccctcgtcctctcccaCACTCTTCCCATTTTCCCAACCCTGCCACCCTCTTTGCAGAGAGTAGCGAAGCAGGACAATGTCGACTCCGACTACTGCAACTGCGACGCTCCCTCCTTACAGTCACAGTCACTTTCActacccacaccaccaccagcagcataAATCGTTCCCACAACCAAATACCTCTGCCTATCGCTCTACGAACCCGGTGCTTCCTCCTGCCTCCCGTCTCGTTTATCCCTCTACCTCCGGCTAC from Podospora pseudoanserina strain CBS 124.78 chromosome 7 map unlocalized CBS124.78p_7.2, whole genome shotgun sequence includes these protein-coding regions:
- the fsf1 gene encoding Sideroflexin FSF1 (EggNog:ENOG503NVNM; COG:S) — translated: MSSSLPGVRPLPDSQYDLSTYWGRVRHTASITDPRTLLVGSAGLTDAKNLLIAYKNGQIPHMTPDLWKAKKIVDSTLHPDTGEAVFLPFRMSCFVLSNLVVTAGMLTPGLGNRGTIAWQVANQSLNVAINYSNSNKSSPLSWSKIAQSYFLAVGASCSVAVGLNSLVPRLKSITPSTRLILGRLVPFAAVASAGALNVFLMRGEEIRTGIDVFPVLSQKAREAFAAQGKSPSEVESLGKSQKAATLAVGETAVSRVLNSSPIMVIPALALVRFQRTEWLRKNPRWTTPLNLGLILVTSYAVLPLALAAFPQRQKVRADSLEERFHGRGGEGGLVEFNRGI